The genomic segment GCTCAAATCGAATCTGTCATTGATATTGCACCCAAAATCACACACATAGATTCGCACCATAATTTTCACCGATTTGATAGTTTAAAAGATGTATACATTCGAGTAGCAAAAAGGTACGGTTTAGCTGCACGTGGTGGCAATCGAAAATATTGTAAACGACTATCTCTGCAAGGAGTAAAATCAGCCGATTATTGCGAAAGTGCATGGTCTCGAGGGGAAATAAGTGCATGGAATTTTCTCAGTTTGGTTACTGCCACTTTTAATGAATTAAACGATTTTGCAATTGTAGAGATCATTACTCACCCAGGATTTTTTGATTGCTCACTTCAGACTTTATCCAGCTTGACTAATCAACGTAACGAAGAACTAAAGGTTTTGTCGTCAACTGATTTGATAAAACAATTAGGTAAACAAAATATTAAACTAGTCAGTTACGAAGAGTTAAATCATCGCTAAGTAGCGCTGTAAGCTGCCAGTTGTGACAACATACTCCGATTGGATGTTTCTTACGCTGTGTGGCAACGTGGCGCACTTTCTGGAAGGGGAATTAGCGAACAAAGTAGCTCGTCTGCAACCTGCGACTTTCGGTGTTATTGATCCCACCTGAATGGTTGCAAAAAAGCAACCCGTCAAGAACCTGCGACTTTGAAGAGTAATTGAGTGCTTTGGATGACTCCACATCGTGATTAATGAGCTTGTAACCGGAATCGAAGAAACCTTGTTGTGATATAGCCGGAGTTGGAAATATCTGCTAACCATTGATAATTACTTGATTACGAGCCGGTCTTGTCAGTTGCTTAATGCGTAAAAAGTCTTTTCCCTCTCTACCAAGTACGAGAATGTTGTTTCAAGTTTCTATTCAAGGCGTGCCCACGAATTCAACCCACGACCAAACTAAGAATACAAAGCAATCATCACCTCTCTGAGACACCCTCTCAAAATCTAACTCTTGAATTCTCCTTACCTCGATTTCTTCGGGGTGAGGAATTTCTGTGCTCGAGTTGCATAGGTTAATATATTTTAACCATCTTGATCTCACGAAAGGAGGGGGTATGTCTCGCCCAGAATTGAGTGCACCGCAACAAAAGTACCTCACATGGATCGCCAAGATTATTGCCAAAACCGGCCGATCGCCGACTCTGGAAGAGATTGGTGAACACTTCGAGTCTTCAGCGGTGAATGCATACAAGATTGTTGAGATCCTGGTTCGGAAGGGGTATCTCCGCAAATCCGGCTCTGGCCCAGTACGGGAATTGGAGTTAATCGATGAGGAAGGGACAACCGTCCACTCTGGTCAACTCCCGATTATCGGTCGTGTCGCTGCCGGTTCGCCGCTGTTGGCCGTTGAAAACAGAATTGGGTATGTATCGCTGGACGACACTTTTTCACGACGTGGGGCATCCTATGCGCTTCTGGTAAAGGGTGAATCCATGATCGATGCGGGTATCCTCCCTGGCGATAAAGTGATTGTCCGGCAACAGGTAACTGCAGAAAAAGGTCAGATTGTGGTGGCGCTGATAAATGACGAAGCGACAGTAAAGAAATACTACCCTTTGGCCAGCGGAAAGGTCCGGCTCAAGGCTGAGAATCCCAATTTTGATGACATTGTAGTTTCTGCAAATGAGTGTTCGATTCAGGGTATTGTCTTAGGTAGCTACCGGGAGTTCAAATAAGCCATGGTTGTAGGCTTTTCATCACCAGCACAGGACATGATCGCCGATAATGTTTCGTTACATCGGTATCTGGTCCCCCATCCTCTCAATTCGATGTTTGTCGAGATGAGTGGTAACTCAATGCGTGGTGTGGTGAATACAGCAGACCTACTGATCGTCGAACGATCGAATCAAGCAAACCCCGGTCAGATCGTACTAGCACAAATCGATGGCCAGTACATGATTCGTTTCCTTGGAAGAGACCGCAACGGATTCCTCCTGTACGGAACGATGCGCAACGAACAGCCGGTTCGCCCTTCCACCGATATTGCCATCGTCGGCATTGTGACTGGTCTCGCCAGACGATTCCAGAGCAACACTCCCAAACGCAAAGAATCCAGTTAACCATCCTTCTTAGTACTTACGATCCAGACGTAACCGCTAATGAAGGCAGCGGTGAAAGCAAAGAGTATTCACTTTTCATTCAGGACCAAGCATGAATATCGAACGACTGACAAATTACGATTTTCCAGAAGACATGATTGCCGGTTGGCGCAAGCTGGGGATGAATGAACTCCAGCCGATCCAGGCACAAGCTATTCTGAAATACAAGCTGTTCAATGGTAACAGCATGATAGTATCGGCACCCACTTCCTCGGGTAAGACCTTCGTAGGTGAGCTGGCAGCCGTCCACCAATCGATCGACAAAAAGAAAACAGCATTCCTAGTCCCGCTGAAAGCAATCGCCGAGGAGAAGTTCCATACTTTCCAGCAGATGTACACTTCAGCCGGAATCAAGGTAGTCATTTCTACTCGAGACCATAAGGAGTTTGATGCCGACATTGAGAATGGCAAGTTCGATATTGCGATTCTCGTGTACGAGAAATTCTTCCAACTACTCAACAGTAATAAGGGATTTCTGAGCAGCCTGGGACTCGTCGTTATCGATGAGTTGCAGATGCTGGCCGATTACAGCCGTGGTACCACATTGGAAATGATTCTGACTCATCTGAGGATGCAACGCTCGAGATTAGGATTCCAGATTGTAGGATTATCGGCAGTATTGGGAAATCACCGCCTGGTAAATGAGTGGTTGGGAATCGACCTACTCCATTCAGAACGCAGACCGGTAGAGCTTCGGATCGGTTATCTCTATAAAGGGGTGTTTCATTTTAAGTCGATGAATGATCACTCAACCGGTGAAGAGATGATTCTTGCAAGACCACCGCAGGAGCGTGATGCCGTACTGTACTCAGCCGTCGCACATTTTTCGGAACTGGGTGAGCAGACTCTGCTGTTTCTAAAGGATAAAAACTCCGTTCGAAACATAGCGTCCGCACTGGCGGGATGGGTCACTGCTCCACCTGCCGAAGAAGCGCTGGCTGAACTTGAAAACCTGGAAGAGACTCATTCCCGGGATGAATTGGCAGTTCTCCTGCAGCACGGAGTGGCAATTCATCATGCCGACATGACGAGTGAAGAGCGTGAACTGGTAGAACGACACTACCGGAATCGCAGCATCCAGGTACTGGTGTCCACGACTACACTCGCCATGGGTGTCAATCTGCCAACTAAAAATGTTTTCATTGAATTGCAACAGTGGCGATACGATCCCAAATACAAGAAACTCGATACGGTCGATCTTCCGAAGGGTGAGTTTGAGAACATGGGTGGCCGTGCTGGTCGCTTCCAACTGGAAGATGATTTTGGTCGAGCGATCGCACTGGCGGATTCGATCGTGGAACGCGAGCAAATTAAGAGATTCTATCTGGAGGGTGACCTGGAGGAGATTAAACCCAACCTTTGGCGCTCCTCGATGGCTACCACTGTTCTTGGTGTGGTCTCCCTGCTTGGTGGTGGTTCCATTCAGCAGATCAAAGATTACCTCCAGAATTCCTTGAGCTGGCATGTACATCAAGCTAATGAGTACGAAAGGAAAGAACTCGGATATGAACTCGAAGCCGCCATTAATTACTGTATTGCCGCAGAAGTCGTAATTGCCAACCAGGATGATCGGCTGACGTTAACCGAATTTGGTGTCGCAGTTGCCGGTATGGGTATTCGGGTGGAAACAGCCAATACCCTGAAAAAGTGGTTGACCAACCGCAGTGACTTACCAATCAACTCGATCGAGGCGTTCCTATTCTCGATTCTTACAATGGATGGTCAGGAAGGATTTCTCAATTTCTCTACTTCTGAGTTCAGACAGTATGGTGACAGATATCTGAGGAACGTGACTGAGCAGATTGGCTCCCACGGAAAATCGTTGTTTGAACAGATCTGTGAAAACACGCTGGATAGTTATAATCGGGCTAAATCCTGCAAGACTGCCTTAATGCTGAGTGATTACATCGGATCGCTTAGTAACAAAGAATTAGAGAAGCGGTATCAGGCATATTTTGGAACCATTCGACGAGTCGCTGAACAAATCTCCTGGGTATTATCCAGTGCAGCAGAGCTGGCTAAAACACTTCAGTGTCCGGCCGAATGGCAGAAATCCCTGGTTCAATGTGCCATGCAGATCCAGCACGGTATCTCTGAGGATGGATTGTTTCTGGCACAGCTCAAGATTCCCAGACTGGGCCGCGAGCGCATCCGGAAATTGGTCAATGATGGGATCACGAATGAGAAGCACGTTGTAGAAGCAGGATTTGAGTATTTGGCCAAGCTGGTAACCAAGCCGGTAGCGCAAAGTCTTATGGATTACTTCGAACGTAACCAAGATCAAACTCGGTCTGATAACTCATCCAAACAGAAGGCTGGTGGCGAATTGAGCGCTTCTAATGTTCAGAGCAATGGTGGTACCGGGATCATTGTCAACAACAACCACGGAACAATTGTCATTCACCAGAGCGCCGAACCAGTGTTACCGAGCGGTGACATAAACTCGAATGGCGAAGATTTATCTGCGCTTCCACTCACAACCTGGCAGCAGGAGGTCACCCAGCGGCTGGAACGACTCCCGGCTCCAGAGTTACGGGAACTATACAATGAAGTTCGCGTAATGCGACATAACCGAATTCAGCCCGCTCGGGATACTGCGCGATCGGCTAAAACTGTACAACAATTATCCGATGCTGCGATCAAACTGCAGGGTGAGTATCGTTCGTTCCAGCAGTTTCTGCTTGAGCACTTTCATGCCGTTCTACTTCAGAATCTGGATTTGGAGTTTGCGGTAATTGCCAAACCCCGCAAAGCGATGGAATCGGTTCGGACTAGTTTTCAAGCGCTAATTGACATTATCACCCAAGCAGTAAATCGGCTTGGAAATCTACTCAATAAGTTCAAGACGTCTCCCGAGGAGTTACTGCTGGAAGCGATCACCATCTGCAAGCCAGTGATGAACGGTACGGCGATTGATACAAGCGGACTAGCCCCTGATGTCGACCGTGTTGAGTCGATCTTTGCGCGGCAAGGTGTAATTGAGGCGTTTTCGAATCTGCTGCGCAATGCGGAAGCGAGTCTCGCATCAGTAAAGCAACCAAAGGTAATCCTTACATCCCGGATCAGTGATGAACGAACAATTATCGGCATTCAGGACAATGGTCAGGGGATTCCATCCACAAAGCAATCCCAGATTTTCAAGGATGGGTTTTCGACCAAGGGATCCGATGGATTTGGACTAGCACATGTCAAACAGACCGTGGAAGCGCATGGTGGTTCAGTCACTCTGGTTTCCAGTAAACCACGCCAGGGAACGATGTTCGAGGTCGTACTATGACAGCGAACAAAATGCGGATACTGCTGGTTGAGGATAATCACCAACACCGTCAAATGTTGAAAGAGATTCTCTACGGTAAATGTGAAGTTGACTGCGCGATTCATTATACCCAGGCAAAGGACAAGCTCAAAAGAAACCAATATGAGCTGGTACTTCTCGACCTGATGCTGCCACAGCGGGATGGATCACCCGTACTCGAAGATGGATCATTGGGCTTGTCATTGCTGCGCTTGATTCGAGATACCGAACCTCTATTACCAGTAGTAGTCATTTCTGCACTGCAGAATACTTCAACTACACTCCAGATTCTGAAACTCGGTATCGCTGACTTTATCGTGAAAGACGAACTGGAGGAGCAGCTCCCAGTTGTATTGAAACGAGCCGATCTGATACGCCATGGACGGGTCGACAATCTTCTGCTGCGCCATTACCAGCACTCGGATCACAACAGCAAGTTCGTGTTCGCTGACAAGACGATGAAGAAAATCGACGAGTTAATCTCGATCTACTCAAATAACAGCTCTTCTGTTCTGATCCTTGGTGAATCGGGAACCGGTAAAGAGGTAATTGCCCGCGAGATTCACGAGCGAAGTTCCAGATGTAACGATCCGTTTATTGACATCAACTGTGGTGCCATCCCGGAACATCTGCTCGAATCTGAACTGTTTGGACACGAGAAAGGTGCCTTCACCGGTGCCGATCGGATGAAGAGTGGTCTGATCGAATTAGCCCAAAATGGTACGCTGTTCCTGGATGAAATCGCAGATCTCTCTCTAGTCACCCAAGTAAAGCTGTTACGATTTCTGCAGGAGCGAACGTTTCGTCGCATCGGTGGTGCAAAGATTCTTGCGGTCGATGTCAGAATTATTGCTGCAACCAACAAAGACATTGGGAAAGAAATTGCTGCCGGGCGATTCCGAGATGACCTTTACTACCGACTTAGCGGTGTTGTCTTGCAAGTTCCCCCATTGCGTAGCCGTAAGAGTGACGTTCCGGTCCTGGTAAAGAGCTTCTTACAGCAAAGTCACAAGGGGAGTGAGATTGAGATTGACTCCAAGATTATGAAACAACTGCAGCGCTACGATTGGCCCGGCAATGTGCGTGAATTGCAGAGTGTGATACAACGGTTTGTCGTCATGTCCAATGGGAAGGCAATCAACAGCAAGCTCTTAACTGCGATGCTGGCAAAGCCGAACAGTGATGCGCACCATGAAGTATCAGATGCAGATAAAGTGGAAATCGATAATCTGATGGTACTGGAGAAAGCTGCGATCATACGAGTACTGGCAACCAGTCTCAATCAGAAAGTTGCTGCGCAAAGGCTGGGGGTGGCAGTTTCTACGTTGCGCAGAAAGATGCGTGATCACCTGTTAGTTAAAACCGCGAAAAAGAATAAGTCGCTTTCCACCCACGTCCGAACTGAACAGATAAGTGAAACCAGAACTACCGGAATACCACAGCTATTATTGCAATTTAAGAAAGGTCAATCATTTACAACAAGAGAAGCGATGGAAAGGCTGGGAGGGATAAGTAGGAAACATGCGACTACAATTTTGAATCGACTCATCGAAGCTGGGAGAGTAAAGAGAGTGTCAAAAGGATTATATCGATTCATTTGATTGCCGATTTAACCAAGTCCAACAAGCTACAGTAGGCAAGTGACAGCAGCTAAGCTTCATCTGCTTAATTTTTGATCATTATTATAATACGATGAACATCGAGTCTAGTATCAATTTATGGTAAACGGTTACAAAATCTTCTTAGATATGTTCTGTTCTCCATGAAACGTCTTTCATGATACATCAATCCTCTAGAACACTTAACCCTTTCGATTTTAGAGTTCAACCAATATTTTTGACTTCCGTCAAAAAATCGCTAGTGATGAATCAATATCTTACTAATTGTTCTACAATTGGGAGAGGGTATGCGCATTATTCTAATCGTGATTGTTTTAGCAATCTCACAGTTTAGCATGGCATCGATCTGTATTGATTGCCACAAATCGAAAACACCTAACATCGTTTCTGATTGGCAACTCAGCAAACACAGCCAAAATGGCATTGGATGTGAAGCTTGCCACGGAGAGGATCATAAAACTTCAACGGATTTCGCTAAAGTAAAATTGCCAACACCGGAAACCTGCAAACTGTGTCATGAAGAGCAAGTTGCACAATTCAGCAAGGGTAAACATGCACTTGCTTGGGCAGCCATGAAGGCAATGCCAAGTTTTCACTCACAACCGGATGCATCCAATGGAGGAACCAAAGGGTGTGCAGGATGTCATCAAATCGGTCTGAAATCAGTTGACGAAATAAAAGAATTGAAGAAGACCAATGGTGGGTTTGGTGTTGCATCTTGTGATGCCTGCCATACTCGTCACACCTTCTCCGTTACAGAAGCAAAGCAACCACAGGCATGTCAAACCTGCCACATGGGTTTCGACCACCCACAATGGGAAATGTACTCAAATTCGAAACATGGTGTTCGTGCATTACTAAAACAGTCGCACACGATACCCGAAGGAAGTGCGGCTCCGACTTGTCAGACTTGCCACATGCAAAGTGGAAATCATGAAGTAATGACAGGTTGGGGATTTCTTGCGGTT from the bacterium genome contains:
- a CDS encoding ChbG/HpnK family deacetylase; protein product: AQIESVIDIAPKITHIDSHHNFHRFDSLKDVYIRVAKRYGLAARGGNRKYCKRLSLQGVKSADYCESAWSRGEISAWNFLSLVTATFNELNDFAIVEIITHPGFFDCSLQTLSSLTNQRNEELKVLSSTDLIKQLGKQNIKLVSYEELNHR
- a CDS encoding sigma 54-interacting transcriptional regulator; its protein translation is MTANKMRILLVEDNHQHRQMLKEILYGKCEVDCAIHYTQAKDKLKRNQYELVLLDLMLPQRDGSPVLEDGSLGLSLLRLIRDTEPLLPVVVISALQNTSTTLQILKLGIADFIVKDELEEQLPVVLKRADLIRHGRVDNLLLRHYQHSDHNSKFVFADKTMKKIDELISIYSNNSSSVLILGESGTGKEVIAREIHERSSRCNDPFIDINCGAIPEHLLESELFGHEKGAFTGADRMKSGLIELAQNGTLFLDEIADLSLVTQVKLLRFLQERTFRRIGGAKILAVDVRIIAATNKDIGKEIAAGRFRDDLYYRLSGVVLQVPPLRSRKSDVPVLVKSFLQQSHKGSEIEIDSKIMKQLQRYDWPGNVRELQSVIQRFVVMSNGKAINSKLLTAMLAKPNSDAHHEVSDADKVEIDNLMVLEKAAIIRVLATSLNQKVAAQRLGVAVSTLRRKMRDHLLVKTAKKNKSLSTHVRTEQISETRTTGIPQLLLQFKKGQSFTTREAMERLGGISRKHATTILNRLIEAGRVKRVSKGLYRFI
- a CDS encoding multiheme c-type cytochrome, which gives rise to MRIILIVIVLAISQFSMASICIDCHKSKTPNIVSDWQLSKHSQNGIGCEACHGEDHKTSTDFAKVKLPTPETCKLCHEEQVAQFSKGKHALAWAAMKAMPSFHSQPDASNGGTKGCAGCHQIGLKSVDEIKELKKTNGGFGVASCDACHTRHTFSVTEAKQPQACQTCHMGFDHPQWEMYSNSKHGVRALLKQSHTIPEGSAAPTCQTCHMQSGNHEVMTGWGFLAVRLPLPEDKQWKDDQVTILQGLGVLDPDGKPTGRLDVVKGAKVARLTQEEFDAQRNKMIKTCNECHSEQFAKNELAHADSMIKAADHVLAEAIREVAGLYKDGLLKKPANYAYAFPDLLNFHDSPTVIEQKLFRMHLEYRMRTFQGAFHMNPDYTNWYGWSELKQTLSEVKEMAVEMRRKH
- a CDS encoding S24 family peptidase yields the protein MVVGFSSPAQDMIADNVSLHRYLVPHPLNSMFVEMSGNSMRGVVNTADLLIVERSNQANPGQIVLAQIDGQYMIRFLGRDRNGFLLYGTMRNEQPVRPSTDIAIVGIVTGLARRFQSNTPKRKESS
- a CDS encoding DEAD/DEAH box helicase; the protein is MNIERLTNYDFPEDMIAGWRKLGMNELQPIQAQAILKYKLFNGNSMIVSAPTSSGKTFVGELAAVHQSIDKKKTAFLVPLKAIAEEKFHTFQQMYTSAGIKVVISTRDHKEFDADIENGKFDIAILVYEKFFQLLNSNKGFLSSLGLVVIDELQMLADYSRGTTLEMILTHLRMQRSRLGFQIVGLSAVLGNHRLVNEWLGIDLLHSERRPVELRIGYLYKGVFHFKSMNDHSTGEEMILARPPQERDAVLYSAVAHFSELGEQTLLFLKDKNSVRNIASALAGWVTAPPAEEALAELENLEETHSRDELAVLLQHGVAIHHADMTSEERELVERHYRNRSIQVLVSTTTLAMGVNLPTKNVFIELQQWRYDPKYKKLDTVDLPKGEFENMGGRAGRFQLEDDFGRAIALADSIVEREQIKRFYLEGDLEEIKPNLWRSSMATTVLGVVSLLGGGSIQQIKDYLQNSLSWHVHQANEYERKELGYELEAAINYCIAAEVVIANQDDRLTLTEFGVAVAGMGIRVETANTLKKWLTNRSDLPINSIEAFLFSILTMDGQEGFLNFSTSEFRQYGDRYLRNVTEQIGSHGKSLFEQICENTLDSYNRAKSCKTALMLSDYIGSLSNKELEKRYQAYFGTIRRVAEQISWVLSSAAELAKTLQCPAEWQKSLVQCAMQIQHGISEDGLFLAQLKIPRLGRERIRKLVNDGITNEKHVVEAGFEYLAKLVTKPVAQSLMDYFERNQDQTRSDNSSKQKAGGELSASNVQSNGGTGIIVNNNHGTIVIHQSAEPVLPSGDINSNGEDLSALPLTTWQQEVTQRLERLPAPELRELYNEVRVMRHNRIQPARDTARSAKTVQQLSDAAIKLQGEYRSFQQFLLEHFHAVLLQNLDLEFAVIAKPRKAMESVRTSFQALIDIITQAVNRLGNLLNKFKTSPEELLLEAITICKPVMNGTAIDTSGLAPDVDRVESIFARQGVIEAFSNLLRNAEASLASVKQPKVILTSRISDERTIIGIQDNGQGIPSTKQSQIFKDGFSTKGSDGFGLAHVKQTVEAHGGSVTLVSSKPRQGTMFEVVL
- the lexA gene encoding transcriptional repressor LexA gives rise to the protein MSRPELSAPQQKYLTWIAKIIAKTGRSPTLEEIGEHFESSAVNAYKIVEILVRKGYLRKSGSGPVRELELIDEEGTTVHSGQLPIIGRVAAGSPLLAVENRIGYVSLDDTFSRRGASYALLVKGESMIDAGILPGDKVIVRQQVTAEKGQIVVALINDEATVKKYYPLASGKVRLKAENPNFDDIVVSANECSIQGIVLGSYREFK